From the genome of Desulfobotulus pelophilus, one region includes:
- a CDS encoding MarR family winged helix-turn-helix transcriptional regulator: protein MPSYQHFIVFLLAKANQRAQGVLKRYLKPYGLTPVQGLVIEALYNENGLTAGEIGKRLILDNATVSGVLERLSESGWIHKTSDTDDRRVIRVSLSEMAISNQQALHEDRERVSQEIMEPFSQEERIILKRLLKDIYVEA, encoded by the coding sequence ATGCCAAGTTATCAACATTTTATTGTCTTTCTTCTGGCCAAAGCCAACCAGAGGGCACAGGGTGTGCTCAAGCGCTACCTTAAACCGTATGGACTCACTCCGGTTCAGGGACTGGTGATTGAAGCCCTTTATAATGAAAACGGACTCACGGCAGGAGAAATCGGCAAACGGCTTATCCTTGACAATGCTACCGTATCCGGAGTCCTCGAACGGCTTTCAGAATCAGGCTGGATTCATAAAACCAGCGATACGGATGACAGAAGAGTTATCCGTGTTTCCTTATCAGAAATGGCCATAAGCAATCAACAGGCCCTCCACGAAGACAGAGAACGGGTTTCACAGGAAATAATGGAACCATTCTCACAGGAAGAACGAATCATCCTTAAACGGCTCCTCAAAGATATTTATGTGGAAGCGTAA
- a CDS encoding YkgJ family cysteine cluster protein: MAKKRTDLPLANHIKRLTFPVSEANHSWLPMLLDAFYIADQGVAAAIHREETKGKKLACSMGCASCCITHRSIPVYPIELVGISWYATEVMPNPLREKLAKKLLSYQPGDPCAFLVETICSIHPMRPLACRHFNVFSTPCAEGEDAFYTRRKDVMVPMQDYMDEAFFHMLPFYGITKAGDRRKIIKKRLQHDAAKELQSLKWAELVRTMTVHDQTKK; the protein is encoded by the coding sequence ATGGCAAAAAAACGCACCGATCTGCCACTTGCCAATCACATCAAGCGATTGACTTTTCCTGTGAGTGAAGCCAACCACAGCTGGCTGCCCATGCTGCTGGATGCCTTCTACATTGCGGATCAAGGGGTTGCAGCCGCCATTCACAGAGAAGAAACCAAAGGCAAAAAACTGGCCTGCTCCATGGGATGCGCCTCCTGCTGCATCACACACCGTTCCATCCCTGTCTACCCCATAGAGCTTGTGGGCATATCATGGTACGCAACAGAAGTAATGCCGAACCCCCTGCGTGAAAAACTCGCCAAAAAACTTTTGTCTTATCAACCCGGAGATCCCTGTGCCTTTCTTGTGGAAACAATCTGCTCCATTCACCCCATGAGGCCTTTAGCCTGCCGCCATTTTAACGTTTTTTCCACTCCTTGCGCCGAAGGAGAAGATGCTTTTTACACACGAAGAAAAGACGTAATGGTACCCATGCAAGACTATATGGATGAAGCCTTTTTCCATATGCTTCCTTTTTATGGTATTACTAAAGCCGGAGACCGCCGAAAAATTATCAAAAAGAGGCTGCAGCATGATGCTGCTAAAGAACTGCAAAGTCTAAAATGGGCAGAGCTTGTCCGTACCATGACCGTACATGATCAAACAAAAAAATGA